The DNA window TGTGGAAGCCGCTCTGAAAGGCGGACCGGTCATCGTGTACGACGACGGATCTCAGGTCCGTTGCTTTGGTCACGTCCGGGAAGTTGTGCGCTGCGTCGCCGCGCTGACGGAATGCGATGCGGCTGCGGGCGGTGTCTACAATATCGGCAGCGATCAGCCGGTCTCGATTCTCGAACTGGCCCGGAAGGTTGTCGCGAAGGTCAATCCGAACGCCGCCATCGAATTCGTCCCCTATCGCGAAGCCTATGGCGACGATTTCGAAGACGTCCAGCGTCGAGTACCCAACGTCGATCGGCTGCGGAACACAATCGGTATGAAGCCGACCATGGCACTGGACGAGATTCTGGACGACGTAATTCGATGGAAACGCCAGGCGTGACAAGTGAGCTGACGTTTCACAGCCACAGCGAACAGGACACCGAACTGTTCGGCAAAACGCTTGCCGATGCTCTGCAGCCGGGACTGACGGTGGCTTTGAACGGTGACCTCGGTTCCGGCAAGACGCGACTGGTGCGAGCCGTCTGCGAAGCTCTTGGCGCTGACCCGGCGCGAGTCAACAGCCCCACGTTTGTCCTGCTGCAATCCTATACCGACGGGCGCCTGCCCGTGTCACACTTCGACACATACCGGCTTGCTGATACCGACGAATTCCTGGCGATCGGCGCCGATGAATTCCTTAGTGAGCCGAATGTAATCTGCTTCGTCGAATGGGCTGACCGCGTTGCCGAAGTGCTGCCGACCGATCGCCTGACAATCCGCATCCGGCAAACCGGGGCGACCAGCCGGACAATTCACATGTCGTCAGCAGGACCCGCCAGCGATGCTGTCGTGGCGGATGTGCAGAGCTCAGTTGTCGGCAACCGGCAGCGGGCCAGCGACCACGAAGCCAGCCACCGCGATCAGGCGATGGGACCGGGGCAGGCATAGCGCCTGGTCGATCGTTTCTGGATTTGTGCCACTGGCTGTGCCGGTGTGTTCGAGGTTGCAGGTCACTGGCACGGCCAGTGGCACACGACCCATCGATTTATTCCTGACGCAGCACTAGAAACTCACGCCGTTGCCGGACGTCGGCTGAACTCGCAGCACGCGAGCCGTCGGACGCTTCTGGTCGATCAGCACCGCCTGAGAAGTCTGAGCCGATGCGACATTGCCCGCCGCGTCCCGCGCCAGCACTCGGAAGTGAACCGACGGCGGTGTTCCCGGCTGGATCGGCCATTCAAAGTGACCCGGATTCTGCTGCCAGTCGAACACCGGTGTCCACGGGCCGCCGACCATGCTGCTGACTTCCAGTCGCACCGCTTCAACTAAGCCGCTCTGATCGGCAACTCGCCAGTTCAGATGCACACTTCCGTGATTGTCAGCCAGGACCTGCGGCTGATCGAAGTCAATCACCGGGACGGTCTGATCGACCGCGATCAGCACGTCCGGCGCTTCGCCCGGCTGCGGCGGAGGATCGCCAAAGCCCAGGCCGTTACGAACGCGGATCGCGAAGCCGAATGTACCTTCGCCCATCACGTCCACCTGAAACGGGCTCTGACGGTCCGCGTCTTCGCCATATCGAAACCATTTCTGGCCGTTGTCTTCGGTCACAAACAGTTCCACACGGCCGACGCCGGATGGTCCGACATCATCGACTTCGTAGGCAATCTCAAATGTCTGGCTGTTGACGAGTTCCGCGGACGACGGAATCGCACTCGTCGGCTGAGACACTGGTCTCACGCGCGCGGGTTTCGTCGGTACGATCTGCGGGACGCTGACGGAATTGACTTCGTGCATCGCATCCGGTGCCGCCGCGTGACCGCTTCCAATGCCGACCGGCAGGTTCGTTTCGGAGCTTTGTCCCCAGGGATTCAGGTTCAGAGGCGCTCCGCCGACGGGCAGTGGTCCGGTCATCGGCTGCACGCCGGAGCCCGCGGACGGCGAATGCATTCCCGCACCGGAATGGCTCAGCACCAGTTGATTGGAACCTTCGCCGCGATTGCCGGCCAGGTCCGTCACGGAACCTCGCACCGAAACCACGGTTCCCGGCTGTGACGCGATTTCCGACTGACCGGCCGTCGCGGAATTCACGTGCAGCGGAAGCCAGCGGCCGTCATTGCCCTCCGCGTATTCGATTCTCAGCGAACCGGGGCTGATCTGTGTCTCGCTGCAATTCCAGCGAACCAGCGCTTTGCCGGGACCCGCTTCGAACAATTCCAACTGCAGGTTCGGCGCTGTGGAATCCACAATCACTTCCAATTCAGGAACGAGTGGTCCAGCGGCTGCCGCCAGATTTCCCGCCGCGTCCGTCATGCGAACGGCAAAGGCATAACGACCATCTCGCGGCGCCGTGAACTGGAAACCCTGAGCCGTCGCCGGTACTCGCTGAGCCTGCTCCAGCGGGCCGCCATCAACCGAACTGAAAAGAATCGCGTGGCCGGCGACCGGAGTTCCCCGTGCGGCATCAACCGTGAAGGGAATACGGAAGCTGGTCGATTGCGTCAGCAGCGCATCGGAAGCAAAGCCGCTGCCGGAAATCGCCAGCACCGCCAGTCCGCCACCGACCGCTCGCAACACCGCTCGGCGCACTCCGGCAAGACGACCGCCGTCCGCAGACATCCTGCGACTCCGTTCCCTGAATCCGCGGCAAATACAAGCTGTGAATCTCATCCCGGCGATCCTTCTTCGGCTGCAAAATGCGCAACGGGAGACGGTGGAAACCCCCGTTTCCTTCGATATCGGAGGTGCAAATTCCGCAACTTGATCCGAAAGGGAGGATCGGACCGGTGCGCACGTTTGCACGGGGTACACGTTACCCAGCTTCACTGAACCGACAGCGGAGCGGCAGTTGGTGCCGAATTCGGCTGGCGTTGATTGAACAGCGTTTCAGGCCCGGCGGGCCGACACAACCTCAGCCAGTGGCGTCAGCCACCGGTCAGTTGCCTGATCTCCGGCCAAAGCCCCGGAGCGGCGATACAGCTTTATCCGCAGCGGATGTGTCGGCCCTTCAGGCCTGCGGCTGCGGAGTCGCCGGCTTCCGAAGCCTGCCGGCTCCGGCTGACGCTGCGCCTGCCCTCCGGGCATCAACAACCGGAAACGCACGTTGGTCGGATCGCAACGCCAGATCCGGTCGAGGAATCGTTCGCCTTGACGGCGAACGTCGTCGAGCCTTCACCAACCGATCCCCCAGCATCATCCCGATTTCCCGGAAGAGCCCGGTCACTTCCGTCCGTTCGTTTGCTGACGCGAACGGCACGCATCGATTCGATACAGACTTCGAAAGTCCGGACACGGTGCCCGCGCGTTCAGGGCATCGCTGTCACTCATGCGGGACCACAGTTGCGCAATCGCATCGGCGTGTCAATGCTGGCAAGTACCGCCGCCGGACAGGAGCATGGCTGCGTCATCGTTCGGTCCGCGCCGTTCCAGCACTTCCTGGCGATACACGGGGACGGATCGGGGAGCATCGATTGACAGGCGAACCCGACCACCTCTGACATCAGCGATGGTCACCACAATGTTCTCGGCGATCTGAATCGCTTCACCTTTTTTGCGGCTAAGTACAAGCATCGTGCGTCTCCTGCATCTCACGAATCATCCTGGGGAGCATCCTTGACGGATGAGTTTTGGTCCGGCCGGCCGCTGACGGTCAATTATCGAGTAACGACGGCAAGCGGTTGCGCGAAATCCCGCAAAATCTGCCGATGGAACTCCGATGACGCGTATCTGACACGAATCCTTTCGTCCTGCGCCAGAATTCATTGGAGAATACGCAAGATTTTCGAGAAATGCGGGAAAATCCTATGGGGAATTTCCTATCAGCGGGTGCCCCCGCCTGACTTCGGGCAGTTCGGGCTGAAACAGTGGCAGGGCACTTTTGTGACTCGCCGAGTCTGCAACGACGGCACGTCGCAAACGTGCGGCGAACGAAACGTGAGGGCAACACTCCCGCGCCGAGCCGCGTGTGCCAAAGAACAGCCGACGCGGCTACGGCCTGGCAGGAGCCTTGCCTTCCGGAACCAGCACCTCTCCGCGTCTTCGCATGAGCGATTCGGGTCGCCTCTTTGTCGCCGCCTGCGACAAGCCCGGAAATCCAGGCCCGTTTTGACACCGACACACAGCGTCTGCTATTCGACGATCAACAGCGAACCACGGGACTGCGGACCACGGCGGTTCGCGCGACCGCCCACGTTCTTCTCAACGATACCGCTGCCACCGGCCAACCGTGCAAAGCGTCGCACGGGGAGCCTATTCCATGCTCGGCAGCACCCGCCGCCGGAATCAGAACGCTGTGAATGATCGATTCGCAAACAGAAACGGTTCCTGCCAACGTTTTCCGCGTTTTCCGTTTTCCGTCTGACACCGTTTTCCGTCCCCGGCCGGCTTCGGCGACAAGGCTCACACGAAGGCACAAAGACACGGACAGTTTCCTGACACACCGCCTTCGGGATGTTCCATCCCTCTGTGCCTTCGTGCCTTTGTGTGAGAAATCAGAACTCCTCGCTGTCCATGAGCCGGCGGATCTGGGCGGCTTCGGGGATCCCCATCTTCTCAGCGGCGGCGTGAGCCTGACGCAGCAGTTCCGCCGCCTCGTCGCGGTCGCCGGCGGCGTTTCGCCTGAGCAGGTGCTATCCAGGGTTCATCCAGACCAGTGCGCACGTCATCCAGCCGGAATGCGGCGAGCGGCGGAGTAGCTCGCCCCGACTCCTGCAAGCGTCAGCGCCCCTGCGTGACCGAGCGGACGTCGCGTAGACGGGCAGTTGTTCCTCGCGGCGGATGCGGAGGGCCTCGTCCAGCTCGCCCCGAGCCTGCAGCACGTCCGCGATCTTCCCTTGCGTGACCGCCTTCGCGGGACGTCGCCGAGCCGCTCGTAGACGGGCAGTTGTTCCTCGCGGCGGATGCGGAGGGCCTCGTCCAGCTCGCCCCGAGCACTCCGCAGCACGTCCGCGATCCGGCCCACGAATCGACCTTCTTCGCGCCGAAGTGCTTCGTTGCGTCCGCGAGCCGCGAGACGGGAGCAGTTGTTCTTCTCGCGGCGGATGCGGAGCTCGCCCCGCCTCGTCCAGCTCGCCCACGATTGTAGACGTCCGCCGATCTTCCAGCTCGCGAGCCTGACCGTCCTTCTCGCGGACGTCGCCGACGTCGCCGCTCGTACACGGGCAGTTGTTCCTCGCGGCGGATGCGGAGGGCCTCGTCCAGCTCGCCCCGAGCCTGCAGCACGTCCGCGATCTGCCCCTGCGTGACCGCCTTCGCGGACGTCGCCGAGCCGCTCGTAGACGGGCAGTTCTTCCTCGCGGCGGATGCGGAGGGCCTCGTCCAGCTCGCCCCGAGCCTGCAGCACGTCCGCGATCTTCCCCTGCACCGCCTTCGAGCGGACGTCGCCGAGCCGCTCGAACGGGCAGCAGTTCGCGGCGGATGCGGAGGGCCTCACTCGCCCCGT is part of the Planctomycetaceae bacterium genome and encodes:
- the tsaE gene encoding tRNA (adenosine(37)-N6)-threonylcarbamoyltransferase complex ATPase subunit type 1 TsaE → MTSELTFHSHSEQDTELFGKTLADALQPGLTVALNGDLGSGKTRLVRAVCEALGADPARVNSPTFVLLQSYTDGRLPVSHFDTYRLADTDEFLAIGADEFLSEPNVICFVEWADRVAEVLPTDRLTIRIRQTGATSRTIHMSSAGPASDAVVADVQSSVVGNRQRASDHEASHRDQAMGPGQA
- a CDS encoding carbon storage regulator, translated to MLVLSRKKGEAIQIAENIVVTIADVRGGRVRLSIDAPRSVPVYRQEVLERRGPNDDAAMLLSGGGTCQH